A region from the Triticum aestivum cultivar Chinese Spring chromosome 3D, IWGSC CS RefSeq v2.1, whole genome shotgun sequence genome encodes:
- the LOC123074732 gene encoding oil body-associated protein 2B, with translation MSSSDQNPAPTPASGTGGTAPPPGRPTTVSSQAIDMGAQVLQPLKPVRQMKQHACSFALYAHDMHRQLEVHHFVSRLNQDVLQCAVYDSDKPSARLIGVEYIVSDKIFEDLPPEEQRLWHSHAYEVKAGLWTDVGVPEMLQTSEMARMAKTYGKFWCTWQVDRGDRLPLGAPALMMSPQAVEPGRVRAELVRARDERCKVDSSARGLKAQRVEMDEPEWINPNADYWRLHGKGFAVDVTATEMKQHAPFP, from the exons ATGTCCTCCAGTGATCAGAACCCAGCGCCCACGCCCGCCTCGGGCACCGgcgggacggcgccgccgccgggcaGGCCGACCACGGTCTCCTCGCAGGCGATCGACATGGGCGCTCAGGTGCTGCAGCCGTTGAAGCCGGTGCGCCAGATGAAGCAGCACGCGTGCAGCTTCGCGCTGTACGCGCATGACATGCACCGGCAGCTCGAGGTCCACCACTTCGTCTCCCGCCTCAACCAAGACGTCCTCCAGTGCGCCGTCTACGACTCCGACAAGCCCTCGGCCCGCCTCATCG GTGTGGAGTACATCGTGTCGGACAAAATCTTCGAGGACCTGCCGCCGGAGGAGCAGAGGCTGTGGCACTCGCACGCCTACGAGGTCAAGGCCGGGCTGTGGACCGACGTGGGCGTGCCGGAGATGCTGCAGACCTCGGAGATGGCCAGGATGGCCAAGACGTACGGCAAGTTCTGGTGCACGTGGCAGGTGGACCGCGGCGACCGGCTGCCACTCGGCGCGCCGGCGCTCATGATGTCGCCGCAGGCCGTGGAGCCGGGCCGGGTGCGCGCCGAGCTGGTGCGCGCACGCGACGAGAGGTGCAAGGTGGACAGCTCGGCTCGCGGGCTCAAGGCTCAGAGGGTGGAGATGGATGAGCCGGAGTGGATCAACCCAAACGCCGACTACTGGCGGCTGCACGGCAAGGGGTTCGCCGTGGACGTCACGGCCACGGAGATGAAGCAGCACGCGCCCTTCCCTTGA